The Mucilaginibacter yixingensis genome window below encodes:
- a CDS encoding alpha/beta fold hydrolase: MEQTLLVKGLQINYKETGEGMPLVLLHGWGSNLQAFTRVQQQFENNFRVIAIDLPGFGASDEPKEVWGVEGYVDFLEEFFRLKGITNPILGGHSHGGRVSILFASRNPVHKLLLIDAAGIKPKRKLKYYFKVYSFKLAKKVLPLLLGKTKGQEMINNYRKTAGSTDYNAASAMMRQIMVKCVNADLKSVMPKIQAPTLLIWGENDTATPLSDGQTMEKLIPNAGLVVLKGVGHFSFIEKLGEFLIILNNFLTPDKKNN, encoded by the coding sequence GAAACCGGCGAAGGCATGCCCCTGGTTTTGCTGCACGGCTGGGGATCAAATCTGCAGGCGTTCACCCGGGTTCAGCAACAATTTGAAAACAATTTCAGGGTAATTGCCATTGACTTACCAGGCTTTGGCGCGAGCGATGAACCGAAAGAAGTTTGGGGTGTTGAAGGCTATGTGGATTTTCTGGAAGAGTTTTTCAGACTGAAAGGCATTACCAACCCTATACTGGGCGGGCACTCGCACGGCGGCAGGGTATCTATCCTGTTTGCGTCGCGCAACCCGGTACATAAATTATTATTAATAGACGCGGCGGGAATTAAGCCTAAACGCAAACTGAAATACTATTTTAAAGTTTACTCGTTTAAACTGGCAAAGAAAGTGTTGCCATTGTTATTGGGCAAAACCAAAGGCCAGGAAATGATTAACAACTACCGCAAAACGGCTGGGTCTACCGATTACAACGCGGCCTCGGCCATGATGCGGCAGATCATGGTGAAATGTGTTAACGCCGACTTGAAAAGCGTTATGCCGAAAATACAGGCTCCGACGTTATTAATTTGGGGCGAGAACGACACGGCCACCCCGCTGAGCGACGGCCAAACCATGGAGAAACTGATACCTAACGCCGGACTCGTAGTACTGAAAGGTGTAGGACATTTTAGCTTTATAGAGAAACTGGGTGAATTTTTGATTATACTGAACAACTTTTTAACGCCCGACAAGAAGAACAATTAA
- a CDS encoding GNAT family N-acetyltransferase, translating into MYSIRKATVADTETIRTIANDTWWATYSAILEEEQISFMLKEIYASEKISAQLDNGTQTYLLLEEQGRAVAFAGYSPREEDADIYKLHKLYCLPETQGKGYGKILINAVIDQTKAAGKHTLDLNVNRYNKARSFYEKVGFAVVYEEDVPIGPYWMNDYVMRLEW; encoded by the coding sequence ATGTACAGCATCAGAAAAGCAACCGTTGCAGATACCGAAACCATCAGAACCATAGCTAATGATACTTGGTGGGCTACCTATTCAGCCATCCTGGAAGAGGAGCAGATCAGTTTTATGCTGAAAGAAATCTATGCGTCTGAGAAAATATCGGCCCAGTTAGACAACGGCACGCAAACTTACTTGTTGCTGGAAGAACAGGGTAGGGCCGTAGCCTTTGCCGGTTACTCCCCACGCGAGGAGGATGCCGACATTTATAAGTTGCACAAACTCTACTGCCTACCCGAAACGCAGGGCAAAGGCTACGGCAAAATACTCATCAACGCAGTGATTGATCAGACTAAAGCTGCCGGCAAACATACGCTCGACTTAAACGTGAACCGTTACAATAAAGCCCGCAGCTTTTACGAGAAAGTGGGTTTTGCTGTAGTTTATGAGGAGGATGTACCTATCGGTCCGTATTGGATGAATGATTATGTGATGCGGCTGGAGTGGTAA
- a CDS encoding D-alanine--D-alanine ligase family protein: protein MKIQVGVIFGGRSVEHEISVISAQQAMSAFDKSAYAITPIYITKAGKWYTGDALMNVDNYKNLDQLLAQCTEIYLSPSFGDFNLYPVKTGLFGKKDLGKIDVAFPVIHGTNGEDGTLQGLLELKGIPFVGCNVLSSAVGMDKIMMKMVLKESGLPVVDYTWFTDRSWHTNQTAIIAKIKEIGFPVIVKPSNLGSSVGVSKAADEKQLLDAVELAGSFSSRILVERMVQNLKEINCSVLGDANEQAASVCEEPLGAGDILSYKDKYVNNAKGGGSKGMTSTKRQIPANIPAELSTKIQTLAKETFRILDCSGVSRIDFLTDTQTGDVYVNEINTIPGSLSFYLWEATDKKFDRLLKDMVDTAMKRQRERQNLVMSYSENIFSMKTTGLSKMGKG from the coding sequence ATGAAAATACAAGTTGGCGTTATTTTTGGCGGCCGCTCGGTAGAGCACGAAATATCTGTAATATCTGCCCAGCAGGCTATGAGCGCGTTTGATAAAAGTGCGTATGCCATCACCCCCATATACATTACCAAAGCCGGCAAATGGTACACCGGCGATGCCTTGATGAATGTAGACAACTACAAAAACCTGGACCAATTGCTGGCCCAGTGTACAGAGATCTACCTGTCGCCTTCTTTTGGCGATTTTAACCTGTACCCGGTTAAAACAGGTCTGTTCGGCAAGAAAGATCTGGGTAAAATTGATGTGGCTTTCCCCGTAATTCACGGCACCAACGGCGAGGATGGCACCCTGCAAGGTCTGCTGGAGCTGAAAGGCATTCCGTTTGTAGGCTGCAACGTACTCTCGAGCGCGGTAGGTATGGACAAGATCATGATGAAGATGGTGCTGAAAGAAAGCGGCTTGCCTGTGGTAGACTATACCTGGTTTACAGACCGTAGCTGGCATACTAATCAAACAGCAATCATTGCCAAAATAAAAGAGATTGGTTTCCCGGTAATTGTAAAACCATCAAACCTGGGTTCAAGCGTGGGCGTGTCTAAAGCAGCGGACGAGAAGCAATTGTTAGACGCTGTTGAACTGGCGGGCAGTTTTTCATCGCGCATCCTGGTAGAGCGCATGGTACAAAACCTGAAAGAGATTAATTGTTCTGTTTTAGGTGATGCCAACGAGCAGGCAGCCTCTGTTTGCGAGGAGCCACTGGGCGCAGGCGACATCCTGAGCTATAAAGATAAATATGTTAACAATGCCAAAGGCGGTGGTTCTAAAGGCATGACCAGCACCAAGCGCCAGATCCCGGCCAACATTCCGGCAGAGTTATCAACCAAAATCCAAACGCTGGCTAAAGAAACCTTCCGCATACTGGATTGCTCGGGCGTATCGCGTATCGACTTTTTGACTGATACTCAAACCGGCGATGTTTATGTAAACGAGATCAACACCATTCCGGGTTCATTATCGTTTTACCTGTGGGAGGCAACCGATAAGAAATTTGATCGCTTGCTGAAAGATATGGTAGACACCGCCATGAAACGTCAGCGCGAACGCCAGAACCTGGTAATGAGCTACAGCGAAAACATCTTCAGCATGAAGACAACCGGCTTGTCTAAAATGGGGAAAGGGTAA
- a CDS encoding sulfotransferase yields the protein MEDFSLKNWIPYGLKNQDGMLLCNWLNTGQEPFVKPFFDETISQIKSKRRVGSFTSSSSLSMMEDWSGNITGISPGALIFHTSRCGSTLIAQLLATANQHIVLPEVPFFDDLLRLPYRGQSFGNEEILNLLRAAISYYGQVRTGQEQRLFIKTDSWHMLFFDQLRALYPTVPFVLMYRHPAEIFRSLKKVPGLQSVPGLIEPAVFGFNPDEMYDLDTYIGMVLAKYFQQYLNIIAQDDNCLMVNYNEGPMPLINKIAAFTNTPLSSTDLAAMTARSQYHSKRPTEVFVESITGDVPACLEKAMELYLQVEEKRFATA from the coding sequence ATGGAAGACTTTTCGCTTAAAAACTGGATTCCGTATGGGCTTAAAAACCAAGACGGAATGCTGCTTTGCAACTGGTTAAATACCGGTCAGGAACCTTTTGTTAAGCCTTTTTTTGATGAAACAATTTCGCAGATTAAAAGTAAGCGCAGGGTTGGTTCGTTCACGTCTTCAAGTAGTTTGTCGATGATGGAAGATTGGTCGGGCAATATTACGGGCATTTCACCGGGTGCGTTGATATTTCATACATCAAGATGTGGTTCTACGCTTATTGCGCAATTGCTTGCTACCGCAAATCAGCATATTGTTCTGCCTGAGGTGCCTTTCTTTGATGATTTGCTTCGCTTACCCTACCGTGGTCAAAGCTTTGGAAACGAGGAAATATTGAACTTGCTTCGGGCTGCCATTAGCTATTACGGACAAGTAAGAACGGGGCAAGAACAGCGCTTGTTTATCAAAACCGATAGCTGGCATATGTTATTCTTCGATCAGTTACGGGCGCTTTATCCAACGGTGCCATTCGTGCTGATGTACCGGCATCCGGCCGAAATTTTCAGATCATTAAAAAAAGTGCCCGGACTGCAATCTGTACCGGGCCTTATTGAGCCTGCCGTATTTGGATTTAACCCTGACGAGATGTATGATCTGGATACTTATATTGGGATGGTGCTTGCAAAATATTTTCAGCAATACCTTAACATTATAGCTCAGGACGATAATTGTTTAATGGTCAATTACAACGAAGGTCCGATGCCGCTGATCAATAAAATAGCGGCTTTTACCAACACCCCGTTAAGCAGTACAGATTTGGCAGCCATGACTGCGCGCAGTCAGTATCACTCAAAAAGACCCACAGAGGTTTTTGTTGAATCAATAACGGGAGATGTACCAGCCTGCCTCGAAAAGGCGATGGAGCTATACCTGCAGGTTGAAGAGAAACGCTTCGCTACCGCATAA
- a CDS encoding UDP-N-acetylmuramoyl-tripeptide--D-alanyl-D-alanine ligase: protein MEQALLILALIALLIYAFAKLRYELHMMQLNSYRNERYGKWLKNNLVIGPRIWEVIMLAITGVLIFLASPLVTALAFISCFGLLAWMLFAKKQKKPVVFTSRATRLFATLFALTVILAGVHAIFAHNGVMSLWGLAFLTFLSFVLIFVANMLMAPVEASVNRWYYKDAQRILSERPDLIIIGITGSYGKTSTKHFLHRMLSEKYNVLMTPGSFNTTMGVIRTIREQLQATHQVFIAEMGAKQFHDIKEICDLVHPHIGILTAVGEQHLETFKTIQNVQKTKFELIDALPSGALAVLNHDYEFVANRPVSDRKTAYYSAEDPSIDYYIGNVSYSARGSEFTVFHKGEAKGTFQTRLVGSYNLSNILASYIVAKNLDVSDTSIAFAIKKLEPVQHRLEVKVHGNGVTVIDDAFNSNPVGSKMALEVLKGIEGTRKIIITPGMIELGDKQEHYNMLLGEQMADSCDYVVVVAKTNSAAILKGLKNKNYPDEQIYMAQNFKDATGHLGTMVKAGDVLLYENDLPDTYES, encoded by the coding sequence ATGGAGCAAGCCCTATTGATACTGGCATTAATTGCCCTGCTGATTTACGCATTTGCCAAACTGCGCTATGAGCTGCACATGATGCAGCTAAACTCCTACCGTAACGAGCGTTATGGCAAATGGCTCAAAAACAACTTAGTAATCGGCCCGCGCATTTGGGAGGTGATTATGCTGGCCATCACCGGCGTGCTGATCTTTTTGGCTAGTCCGCTGGTTACGGCGCTGGCATTTATCAGTTGCTTTGGTCTGCTGGCCTGGATGCTGTTCGCCAAAAAGCAGAAAAAGCCAGTGGTGTTTACCTCGCGCGCTACGCGGTTGTTCGCAACCCTGTTTGCATTAACCGTGATACTGGCTGGTGTGCATGCCATTTTTGCGCACAACGGGGTAATGTCGCTCTGGGGACTGGCATTCCTGACGTTCCTGAGCTTCGTGCTCATCTTTGTGGCTAACATGCTGATGGCTCCTGTAGAGGCCAGCGTAAATCGTTGGTATTACAAAGATGCGCAGCGCATACTTTCAGAGCGCCCAGACCTGATTATCATCGGCATTACCGGCAGCTATGGCAAAACCAGCACCAAGCATTTTTTGCATCGCATGCTGTCTGAAAAATACAACGTGCTGATGACCCCAGGTAGCTTTAACACCACTATGGGCGTGATCCGCACCATTCGCGAGCAATTACAGGCCACCCACCAGGTATTTATTGCCGAGATGGGCGCCAAGCAGTTTCATGATATTAAAGAGATCTGCGATCTGGTGCATCCGCACATCGGTATCCTTACCGCCGTTGGTGAGCAGCATCTGGAAACTTTCAAAACCATCCAGAACGTACAGAAAACCAAGTTCGAGTTGATTGATGCGCTGCCGTCAGGTGCGCTGGCCGTACTGAACCACGACTATGAGTTTGTGGCCAACCGCCCGGTGAGCGACAGGAAAACAGCCTATTACTCTGCGGAAGATCCATCGATAGATTACTATATCGGCAACGTATCTTACTCGGCACGTGGCTCTGAGTTTACGGTATTCCATAAAGGTGAAGCCAAAGGCACTTTCCAAACCCGTTTGGTGGGTAGCTACAATTTATCCAACATTCTGGCCTCATACATTGTGGCTAAAAACCTAGACGTATCAGACACCAGCATTGCTTTTGCAATAAAGAAACTGGAGCCGGTGCAGCATCGCCTGGAGGTAAAAGTACATGGCAATGGCGTTACCGTTATTGATGATGCCTTCAACTCTAACCCAGTTGGCTCTAAAATGGCGCTGGAAGTGTTGAAAGGCATTGAAGGCACCCGCAAGATCATCATCACCCCGGGTATGATTGAACTAGGCGACAAACAGGAGCACTACAACATGCTGCTGGGCGAGCAAATGGCCGATAGTTGCGACTATGTGGTGGTGGTGGCCAAAACCAACTCTGCCGCTATTTTAAAAGGCCTGAAAAACAAAAACTACCCGGACGAGCAGATCTATATGGCGCAGAATTTTAAAGATGCCACCGGTCACCTGGGTACCATGGTAAAGGCTGGCGATGTGTTGCTGTATGAGAATGATTTGCCGGACACCTACGAATCATAA
- a CDS encoding DUF2946 family protein — MFLLLCFAIGQAIVITHAHNRTEQSSKPSKSGSQEDNCKICQLSHAFTAIVSLQHFSFTIQSSHYTYAVVAQAQYHRILMLFAFDRGPPVV; from the coding sequence ATGTTTTTGCTATTGTGCTTTGCCATTGGGCAGGCCATTGTAATTACGCACGCGCATAATCGTACCGAACAAAGCAGCAAGCCTTCAAAAAGCGGATCGCAGGAAGATAACTGTAAGATCTGTCAATTGAGCCATGCTTTCACGGCCATTGTTTCGCTGCAACATTTTTCTTTTACCATTCAGAGCAGTCATTACACATATGCGGTAGTTGCCCAGGCACAGTATCACCGCATACTAATGCTCTTCGCGTTTGATCGCGGTCCTCCGGTTGTTTAA
- a CDS encoding anhydro-N-acetylmuramic acid kinase: MNRNLQQLFDIAQKPERLAVGLMSGTSLDGLDIALCRFSGHDMSTRFDLVNFMTVPYGDDYKKDIQQIFAKKQVDLEKLCLLNAYTGSFHAQLILDTLRQWHIERKEVDFIASHGQTIYHAPKRLHGLPNYPNATLQIGDADHIAVKTGIITISDFRQKHIAAGGEGAPLALYGDVILGSKQGENRILLNIGGIANLTWLPGNSNGAEVVCTDIGPGNTLIDAACREFFNKAFDEDSAIAFSGKVNNDLLQALLVHPFFKEAAPKTTGPELFNLEYVKQAQQTSNTTHISANDLVATLSALTAQSINTFISNSFIDVDHILLSGGGARNPFVVNQLQQNFPDKIGNTADLGIDPDAKEAILFALLGNEALCGEPLVIGNNPAVLMGKFSFPF; encoded by the coding sequence ATGAACCGCAACCTGCAGCAACTTTTTGATATCGCACAAAAACCGGAGCGACTGGCCGTTGGCCTCATGTCGGGCACCTCGCTTGACGGACTCGATATTGCCCTATGCCGTTTCAGCGGGCATGACATGAGCACCCGGTTCGACTTGGTTAATTTTATGACAGTGCCTTATGGCGATGATTATAAAAAAGACATTCAGCAGATCTTTGCTAAAAAACAGGTTGATCTGGAGAAGCTTTGCCTGCTCAATGCTTATACCGGCAGCTTCCATGCGCAGCTGATATTGGATACTTTGCGACAATGGCACATAGAGCGTAAAGAGGTGGATTTTATTGCCAGTCACGGGCAGACCATTTACCATGCACCTAAACGCTTGCATGGTTTACCCAACTATCCGAACGCTACCTTACAGATTGGCGACGCTGATCATATTGCCGTAAAAACGGGCATCATCACCATCAGTGATTTCCGTCAGAAACATATTGCCGCCGGTGGTGAGGGCGCGCCATTAGCCTTATATGGCGACGTAATTTTGGGCAGCAAACAGGGCGAGAACCGCATTTTGCTCAATATTGGTGGTATTGCCAATTTAACATGGTTACCAGGCAACAGTAACGGCGCCGAAGTGGTTTGTACCGATATCGGCCCGGGCAATACTTTGATTGATGCAGCTTGTCGCGAATTTTTTAATAAAGCTTTTGATGAAGATTCGGCTATCGCTTTTTCAGGAAAGGTGAATAACGATCTGTTGCAAGCCTTACTAGTTCATCCTTTCTTTAAAGAAGCTGCGCCCAAAACCACGGGGCCAGAACTTTTTAATCTGGAATATGTAAAACAGGCGCAACAAACATCAAATACAACCCATATTTCTGCAAATGATCTGGTTGCAACATTGAGCGCTTTAACCGCGCAAAGTATCAACACTTTTATCAGCAATAGTTTTATCGATGTTGATCATATTTTGCTGAGCGGCGGTGGCGCACGTAACCCGTTTGTAGTAAATCAGCTGCAGCAAAACTTCCCGGATAAAATTGGCAATACGGCCGATTTGGGTATTGATCCTGATGCTAAAGAAGCTATCTTGTTTGCCTTGCTGGGCAATGAAGCGCTTTGTGGCGAGCCATTGGTTATTGGTAATAATCCCGCGGTGTTGATGGGGAAATTTAGTTTTCCTTTTTAG
- a CDS encoding aminotransferase class IV translates to MENYIYINDQLLPATEATLNVRDLAIQRGYGLFDFFKTIGNRPIFLDDHLDRFYHSADEMGLEIAFTLNELKGMISTLIAKNNIPDSGIKLILTGGYSDDGFTITGPANLIIQQTPLVIKNLSDSGIKLMSYHYQRQLPSVKSIDYVQAIRLQKQMRESGVGEILYYYNSIVGESPRSNFFIVTNNEILTAENNILKGVIRGKIMGLNIPGYTVAERDFTMDDLFAAKEAFLSSTTRQAHPVVAVDGRPIGDGQPGPVVREINRQLFGLMEKE, encoded by the coding sequence ATGGAAAACTACATCTACATCAATGATCAATTACTGCCGGCGACAGAAGCTACGCTGAACGTGCGCGATCTGGCCATCCAGCGCGGTTATGGCTTGTTTGATTTTTTCAAGACCATTGGCAATCGTCCTATCTTTCTGGATGATCACCTGGATCGTTTTTACCACTCCGCTGATGAAATGGGGTTGGAAATCGCTTTCACCCTCAATGAGTTGAAAGGGATGATCAGTACACTGATTGCAAAAAACAACATTCCCGACTCTGGCATTAAACTGATCCTCACCGGCGGTTATTCTGATGACGGGTTTACGATAACCGGGCCTGCCAACCTGATTATCCAGCAAACACCACTTGTGATCAAAAATCTTTCTGATAGCGGTATCAAACTGATGAGTTACCACTATCAGCGACAGCTGCCATCAGTCAAAAGCATTGATTATGTACAGGCCATCCGTTTGCAGAAACAAATGCGTGAAAGCGGCGTCGGCGAGATTCTGTATTACTACAACAGCATTGTGGGCGAGAGCCCGCGGTCAAACTTTTTCATCGTTACCAATAACGAGATTTTAACGGCAGAGAACAACATTCTGAAAGGCGTGATCCGCGGAAAAATTATGGGACTTAACATTCCCGGCTATACCGTTGCGGAGCGCGATTTTACCATGGACGATCTTTTTGCTGCTAAAGAAGCATTTTTGAGCAGCACCACCCGCCAGGCACATCCTGTGGTTGCCGTTGATGGCCGCCCTATCGGTGATGGCCAGCCCGGACCGGTTGTGCGAGAGATTAATCGTCAGTTGTTTGGGTTGATGGAGAAGGAATAA
- a CDS encoding TonB-dependent receptor, with protein sequence MKLKSVCSFLLAVILPIFLYGHAMATELSGKVTDSQSKQGVPGATVTIAQLRLTTVADVNGNYTFRSLPSKGRFLVEARSVGYKSIIKTVDVSTGGSLDFSLSPSIVETREVVITGTPITGNSKSNSTSAASVSKDQLLSASSTNLIDALSKQVPGVGQITTGGAISKPVIRGLSYNRVVTLSDGVKQEGQQWGDEHGLEIDQNQGDRVEVLRGASSLLYGSDAIGGVVNILEPLAPAEGHIKGEVLSSYATNNGLSNNSVMLTGNQGGFVWRGRASYQNAYDFKTPDGYYINSGFNNTSLSGMLGLNKSWGYSHLNFSYFKNNIGFYDSDPGDPLYTTDGTNRTLDYPRQDIRHYKLAMNNNFLIGTGSLKLDLGYQKNQRRELDSPTPALFFDLNTYSLDAKYYLPEGNGWQPIIGLSTSDEHSLNKGTEFLVPAYDQFAIGAFGYAKKTWNENNTFNLGLRYDYINNNGKAFSVDGEQKFTGFKNSFSNLSGALGYTHVFSEGLNFKANAGSAFRAPNPAELGSNGVHEGTSRYEIGNPNLSPERSYQADATLEFDAGMLNGSFGVYENYIHDYIYASAHKGDQITVINDSGNSQTFDVYRYGQVNANLYGVEGSLNLHPTKFLHLDNTYSYTHAENRSFDRPLPLIPAGVIHNTLRFEPKIKALKDFYASVGLDNYFKQYRIDDTFETPTNAYTLINAGIGATFKLGAQPLKIYVSGNNLTNKAYYDALNRLRPGRLSQEDPTYGVLNPGRNITFGFYLPLNIK encoded by the coding sequence ATGAAATTGAAATCTGTATGCAGCTTTCTATTAGCTGTCATCCTCCCTATATTTTTATATGGCCACGCCATGGCCACCGAGCTTAGCGGCAAAGTAACCGACTCACAAAGCAAACAAGGTGTACCCGGAGCAACCGTTACCATTGCCCAATTGCGTTTAACCACCGTGGCAGATGTTAACGGCAATTATACCTTCCGCTCGTTACCATCTAAAGGTCGTTTTTTGGTAGAGGCCCGCTCTGTAGGCTATAAATCTATCATCAAAACGGTTGATGTTTCAACCGGCGGCTCGCTTGATTTTTCGCTATCGCCAAGCATTGTAGAAACCCGCGAAGTGGTCATTACCGGCACACCTATCACCGGTAACAGCAAAAGCAACAGTACTTCGGCAGCCAGTGTGTCTAAAGACCAATTGCTTTCGGCATCCTCAACTAACCTGATCGACGCCTTGTCTAAACAGGTGCCGGGGGTTGGCCAGATTACCACCGGTGGTGCTATTTCTAAGCCGGTTATCCGCGGTTTGAGTTATAACCGCGTGGTTACCCTGTCTGACGGTGTGAAACAAGAAGGCCAGCAATGGGGCGATGAGCACGGGCTGGAGATTGACCAAAATCAAGGCGACCGTGTAGAGGTGCTGCGCGGTGCATCATCGTTACTATATGGATCTGACGCTATTGGCGGTGTGGTAAACATTCTGGAGCCACTAGCGCCTGCGGAAGGCCATATTAAAGGCGAAGTATTATCAAGCTATGCTACCAACAACGGATTGAGCAATAACTCGGTGATGTTAACCGGTAACCAAGGCGGTTTTGTATGGCGCGGCCGTGCATCATACCAAAACGCCTATGATTTTAAAACACCCGATGGCTATTACATCAACAGTGGCTTTAACAATACCAGCTTGAGCGGCATGTTGGGTTTAAATAAATCATGGGGCTACTCGCATTTAAACTTCTCTTACTTTAAGAACAACATCGGTTTCTATGATTCAGATCCGGGCGACCCGCTGTATACTACCGATGGCACCAACCGCACGCTGGATTATCCCCGTCAAGACATCCGCCACTACAAACTGGCCATGAACAATAACTTCCTCATCGGTACCGGCTCTTTAAAGCTCGATCTGGGTTATCAGAAAAACCAGCGTCGTGAGCTAGACAGTCCAACTCCTGCATTATTCTTCGATTTGAATACCTACTCGCTGGATGCTAAATATTACCTGCCCGAGGGCAACGGCTGGCAGCCGATTATTGGTCTGAGCACATCTGACGAGCATAGCCTGAACAAAGGCACCGAGTTTCTGGTACCAGCTTATGATCAGTTTGCTATAGGCGCGTTTGGTTATGCTAAAAAAACATGGAACGAGAATAACACCTTCAACCTTGGTTTACGCTATGATTATATTAACAACAACGGCAAAGCATTCAGCGTCGATGGTGAGCAGAAGTTTACAGGCTTTAAAAACAGCTTCAGTAATTTGAGCGGAGCGCTGGGCTATACCCATGTGTTTAGCGAAGGCTTGAACTTTAAGGCTAACGCCGGATCGGCCTTCCGTGCGCCAAACCCAGCAGAGCTGGGCTCTAACGGTGTACACGAAGGTACCTCACGTTATGAGATAGGAAATCCAAATCTTTCGCCCGAGCGCAGCTACCAGGCTGATGCAACACTGGAGTTTGACGCCGGGATGCTGAACGGCAGCTTTGGTGTGTACGAAAACTATATCCACGATTATATTTATGCATCAGCCCACAAAGGCGACCAGATTACCGTAATCAATGACAGCGGCAACAGCCAAACATTTGATGTTTATCGCTACGGCCAGGTAAATGCCAATCTGTACGGCGTGGAGGGTAGCCTCAACCTGCATCCAACAAAATTCCTGCACCTGGATAACACTTATTCTTATACCCATGCAGAAAACCGCTCGTTCGACCGCCCACTGCCGCTTATTCCGGCGGGTGTGATCCATAACACGTTGCGTTTTGAGCCGAAAATAAAAGCGCTGAAAGATTTCTATGCGTCGGTAGGTCTGGATAATTACTTCAAGCAGTACCGCATTGACGACACGTTTGAAACCCCAACAAATGCTTACACACTGATCAACGCTGGTATTGGCGCTACCTTTAAACTGGGCGCCCAGCCACTCAAAATCTATGTATCGGGTAACAACCTCACCAACAAAGCGTACTACGATGCGTTGAACCGTTTGCGCCCGGGCCGTCTGTCGCAGGAAGATCCTACTTACGGCGTGCTTAACCCAGGCCGTAACATTACCTTCGGCTTCTATCTGCCGTTGAATATTAAGTAA
- the cysC gene encoding adenylyl-sulfate kinase has translation MIIWLMGLPGSGKSTLATALKESFDKADVQSFVLDGDVLRKGICADLGFSVKDRSENVRRIAHLSKLMSQAGLVVIVASILPLEELRVLAREIIDDEAYYEIYLKCPLNVCQTRDPKGLYKKALNGEVKDFTGISAPFEEPVQPDLVIDTNKLSGEQSLEIILQSILLPEQGRGL, from the coding sequence ATGATTATTTGGCTGATGGGCTTACCGGGCTCGGGGAAATCAACCCTTGCCACAGCACTAAAAGAATCGTTTGACAAAGCAGATGTTCAAAGCTTTGTTTTAGATGGCGATGTTTTGCGCAAAGGGATTTGCGCCGATCTGGGCTTTTCGGTAAAAGACCGTTCTGAAAATGTAAGACGCATTGCACACCTATCGAAATTGATGAGCCAGGCTGGCCTAGTTGTTATTGTTGCGTCTATACTTCCGCTGGAAGAGTTAAGGGTATTAGCCAGAGAAATTATCGACGACGAGGCTTACTACGAAATATATTTGAAATGTCCGTTAAATGTATGCCAGACCAGAGATCCCAAAGGCTTGTATAAAAAAGCGCTCAACGGAGAGGTGAAAGACTTTACCGGTATTTCTGCTCCATTTGAAGAGCCTGTTCAGCCAGATCTTGTCATTGATACCAATAAACTATCGGGCGAACAGTCTTTGGAGATCATATTACAGTCAATATTATTGCCTGAACAGGGAAGAGGGCTGTAA
- a CDS encoding DUF6686 family protein: MCETRVLATHGTALISQCAECKVVYIWQNNLLFTFNMSRFNAFKKFVYDLEFDERSLPFPDGADRAVLRSPEDSISFAFTREEWMDFKWALDDASCMMEVYKIL, translated from the coding sequence ATGTGCGAAACAAGAGTATTAGCAACGCACGGTACCGCGCTGATTAGTCAGTGCGCCGAGTGCAAAGTGGTATATATATGGCAAAATAACCTGCTGTTTACGTTTAATATGTCGCGGTTCAATGCGTTCAAGAAATTTGTGTACGACCTGGAGTTTGACGAGCGCTCGTTACCCTTCCCCGATGGTGCCGATCGCGCGGTACTGCGTAGTCCGGAGGATAGCATCAGCTTTGCCTTTACCCGCGAGGAGTGGATGGATTTTAAATGGGCGCTGGATGATGCCAGCTGTATGATGGAGGTGTATAAGATTTTGTAG